Proteins found in one Vallitalea guaymasensis genomic segment:
- a CDS encoding GTP pyrophosphokinase: protein MEIQLWRQILIPYQQAVEELKVKFASIVHENRRLGQYSPIEYVTGRVKKISNILEKAKKKNIPLNEIEAKIEDIAGIRILCQFVEDIDKVVAIIRSRKDMEIKDEIDYISNTKKSGYRSYHMIVYYDVHTALGAKRIKAEIQIRTLSMNFWATIEHSLQYKYEHNIPEEIQKRLTNAAEAAFKLDQEMSIIRNEIIKAQNLFQLKSSVIADILNNIQNLHKVCDDIKEVEHIQEEFYDLWDKGNFEQLDKFNKRLDMLAAGYKAQSLI from the coding sequence TTGGAAATTCAATTATGGAGGCAGATATTAATTCCATATCAGCAAGCAGTAGAGGAATTAAAAGTTAAATTTGCTAGTATAGTACATGAAAATAGAAGATTAGGACAATATTCACCTATAGAATATGTTACTGGCAGAGTTAAGAAGATATCAAATATACTAGAAAAAGCTAAGAAAAAAAACATACCCCTCAATGAGATAGAGGCTAAGATTGAAGATATAGCAGGTATCAGGATCTTATGTCAATTCGTTGAGGATATTGATAAGGTAGTAGCCATAATAAGAAGCAGAAAAGATATGGAGATCAAAGATGAAATAGATTATATATCAAATACTAAAAAAAGTGGTTATAGAAGCTATCATATGATAGTATATTATGATGTTCATACAGCGCTAGGTGCCAAGAGGATAAAGGCGGAGATTCAGATAAGAACCTTATCTATGAATTTCTGGGCTACCATTGAGCATTCATTGCAGTACAAATATGAGCATAACATTCCAGAAGAGATTCAGAAGAGATTGACTAATGCTGCTGAAGCAGCGTTTAAATTAGACCAAGAAATGTCTATAATAAGAAATGAGATAATAAAAGCACAGAATCTATTCCAGCTCAAGTCTAGTGTTATTGCGGATATATTGAATAATATTCAGAATCTGCATAAAGTATGTGACGATATAAAAGAAGTAGAACATATTCAAGAAGAATTTTATGATCTATGGGATAAAGGTAATTTTGAACAGCTAGATAAATTTAATAAGAGATTGGATATGCTAGCTGCTGGATACAAAGCTCAAAGTCTGATTTGA
- a CDS encoding sodium-dependent transporter, which produces MAKREEWGSRVGFILAAIGSAIGLGNIWRFPYTVAENGGGAFLIPYFIALITAGIPLLILEFGLGHKMRTSAPGVFGRLNAKWQKLGWWQTMIAFAIAVYYMAIIAWTLRYVLFSFNLSWGEDTKSFFYSFLHLSDSPFDLGGLHLDLLVPLLAIWAVNFIVLALGVKKGIEKANKVFMPILFISIVIITIRGLTLPGAFDGLNYFFKPDFSKILDGRVWVAAYGQIFYSLSICFGIMLAYSSYLPKKSDIVNNAFITAFGNCSFSLLSGIAVFSILGNMAFNNGQAVADVADGGVGLAFVVFPAAINGLPNFNHIFGVLFFVSLFFAGVSSSISIIETTISAVSDKFNIKRIKSLAIICGFGFIISTIFATGAGLYVLDIADHFLNNYGVAVAGLIETILVGWFFNLKSIREYVNPISDFAVGNWWQVSIKVITPLLLGIMTVFKIIEDIQKPYEGYSFASLMTYGVGVIIMTVVVGLIISSFKGSSSFESSLKKRSEK; this is translated from the coding sequence ATGGCAAAAAGAGAGGAATGGGGATCTAGGGTAGGATTTATATTAGCTGCCATAGGTTCAGCAATAGGATTAGGGAATATATGGAGATTTCCTTATACAGTTGCAGAAAATGGAGGAGGAGCATTTCTTATACCTTATTTCATAGCATTGATTACAGCAGGTATACCACTTCTTATTTTAGAATTCGGTTTAGGACATAAGATGAGAACATCTGCTCCAGGTGTGTTTGGTAGATTAAATGCTAAATGGCAAAAATTAGGTTGGTGGCAGACTATGATTGCATTTGCCATTGCAGTTTATTATATGGCTATTATTGCATGGACTTTAAGATATGTATTATTTTCATTCAATCTATCATGGGGTGAAGATACTAAATCATTCTTTTACAGTTTTCTACATTTATCTGATTCACCATTTGATTTAGGAGGATTACATCTTGACTTATTAGTACCATTATTAGCTATATGGGCTGTCAACTTCATAGTATTGGCACTAGGAGTTAAAAAAGGTATAGAAAAAGCTAATAAAGTATTTATGCCAATCTTATTTATTTCAATTGTTATCATCACTATAAGAGGACTTACATTACCAGGTGCATTTGACGGGCTAAATTATTTCTTCAAGCCAGATTTTAGTAAAATACTGGATGGACGTGTATGGGTAGCTGCTTATGGACAGATATTCTATTCATTAAGTATATGTTTCGGTATAATGTTAGCATACTCCAGTTATTTACCTAAGAAATCTGATATTGTCAACAATGCATTCATTACAGCATTTGGAAACTGTTCATTCAGTCTTTTATCAGGAATAGCAGTATTCAGTATTCTTGGAAATATGGCTTTCAATAATGGTCAAGCAGTTGCAGATGTTGCAGATGGTGGAGTTGGACTTGCATTTGTGGTTTTCCCAGCTGCTATAAACGGGTTACCTAATTTTAATCATATATTTGGTGTATTATTCTTTGTTTCATTATTCTTTGCAGGAGTATCATCAAGTATATCAATTATTGAGACAACAATATCTGCTGTTTCAGATAAATTTAATATAAAAAGAATTAAATCATTAGCAATCATTTGTGGTTTTGGTTTCATAATTTCAACTATCTTTGCCACAGGTGCTGGATTATATGTTCTTGATATAGCAGACCATTTCTTGAATAATTATGGTGTGGCTGTAGCAGGTTTGATAGAAACTATTTTAGTAGGTTGGTTCTTCAATCTTAAGAGTATTAGAGAATACGTTAATCCAATATCGGATTTTGCTGTTGGTAATTGGTGGCAAGTGAGTATTAAGGTTATTACACCACTCCTTCTAGGTATTATGACAGTATTCAAGATTATTGAAGATATTCAGAAACCATATGAAGGTTATTCTTTTGCTTCTCTAATGACATATGGAGTTGGAGTTATTATAATGACAGTAGTTGTTGGTTTAATAATATCTTCATTCAAAGGCTCTAGCAGCTTTGAATCATCTTTAAAGAAAAGGAGTGAAAAGTAA
- a CDS encoding metallophosphoesterase — protein sequence MIYAIGDLHLSFSNDKPMKVFGQHWDKHYIKIKNDWEKRVKDDDLVLVPGDISWAMKLEEASEDIKFISQLPGRKILVKGNHDYWWNSLSKVSTMYKELDFIQNNSIIYNNIAICGTRGWICPNETKFTKDDEKLYNREVNRMEIALKSIREQVNKIYVMSHFPPTNDKLEPSDFTRLYNEYNVDKVIYGHLHGEESFKMGLQGVVDDIEYILVSCDYLDFKLKIIDRE from the coding sequence ATGATTTATGCAATAGGTGATTTGCATTTGAGTTTTAGTAATGATAAGCCTATGAAAGTTTTTGGACAACATTGGGACAAACATTATATTAAAATAAAGAATGATTGGGAAAAAAGAGTGAAAGATGATGATCTTGTTCTAGTTCCCGGTGATATATCTTGGGCAATGAAATTAGAGGAAGCAAGTGAAGACATAAAATTCATATCACAGTTACCAGGCAGGAAAATATTGGTTAAAGGAAATCATGATTATTGGTGGAACTCTCTAAGCAAAGTATCAACAATGTATAAGGAGTTGGATTTCATACAGAATAACAGTATTATATATAATAATATTGCTATTTGTGGAACTAGGGGTTGGATATGCCCTAATGAGACTAAGTTCACCAAGGATGACGAAAAGTTGTACAATAGAGAAGTCAATCGTATGGAGATAGCCCTGAAAAGTATAAGAGAGCAAGTTAATAAAATATATGTGATGTCACACTTTCCTCCAACCAATGACAAATTGGAACCTTCTGATTTCACTAGATTATATAACGAATATAACGTTGATAAAGTCATATATGGTCATTTACATGGAGAAGAAAGTTTTAAAATGGGACTCCAAGGTGTTGTAGATGATATAGAATATATATTGGTATCATGCGATTATTTGGATTTCAAGTTAAAAATAATAGATAGAGAATAA
- a CDS encoding PolC-type DNA polymerase III, which produces MSKCFVEVFDDMHLNDSIAMYFDNALVKRVVINTKVKELQVYVVFNNIVHIKFIRQVEKQIENNLCANSDLTVRIICEYNVKYDLNKLLLLYGDSILYELKQFSPICFGILRKADIEVEDDNVIITLNNNTIDFLKDKEVDKRIEEIINGRFNINTSVSFKVNEKAIENNKKFVKKREEREKEFVTKILSNAPYPNSTSTSDKKQQASKNVEDSKMIYGRKFGGEITPIEEIDNEIDDLIFDGIIISVESREIKNDKYIVAFDLTNDKDSITAKCFIKKDQFEEQVSDRLVKGKSVRVKGNLQFDTFSKEMTVMARAIMEINDFRIKRLDLSKDKRVELHAHTQMSDMDSVVSATALVKQAIAWGHDAIAITDHGVVQAFPEAFHTASGNDIKIIYGVEAYLVDDLKSIVQNSNKQSLDDEYVVFDLETTGFYPGKDRITEIGAIKVKNGEIIDEFSTFVNPERMIPEEVVKLTGITDDMVAKAPKYKEILPKFMDFIGNSVLVAHNADFDINFIRYFCKEINISVDNTVLDTLELGRVLLPDLNNYKLNTITKKLSIKLDNHHRAVDDAMATAKIFIQFISMLKNKNIYDLEELETYSHEATKNVKKLKYYHAIILAKNLVGLRNLYELISKSHIDYFFRKPRIPKSVYLEYKEGLLIGSACEAGELYKAVLEDRPKEEIDRLVNFYDYLEIQPLMNNEFMIRNGRVDGKEELIEINKKIIKLGEEHNKLVVATCDVHFLDPGDEVYRRIIMAGQGFKDADEQPPLYFRTTEEMLKEFAYLGEEKAREVVIDNTRKISDMIEKIDPVPPDKYPPVIEGSEEDLRNICETKAKSIYGDPLPEIVEERLERELNSIISNGFAVMYIIAQKLVWKSNEDGYLVGSRGSVGSSFAATMAGITEVNPLSPHYVCPDCKYSDFDSEIVKKNAGNSGCDLPDKKCPKCGADLIKDGHDIPFETFLGFKGNKEPDIDLNFSGEYQSKAHDYTEVIFGKGHVFRAGTIGTLAEKTAYGFVKKYFDEKGVNVRNAEVNRLIAGCTGARRTTGQHPGGIIVVPTSEEIYKFTPVQRPANDMTTKTITTHFDYHSIDHNLLKLDILGHDDPTMIRMLEDITGLDAQKIRLDEPKVASLFTSTEALSIKPEDIDGCPLGSLGIPEFGTDFVIQMLLDTKPTTFSELCKISVLSHGTDVWLNNAQELIRDGKATIGEVISSRDDIMVYLINMGLDKELSFTIMESVRKGKGLKPEWEEIMTSNGVPDWYIWSCKQIKYMFPKAHAVAYVMMAYRIAYFKVYYPEAYYATYFSIRASDFDYELMCHGKEKVDTYIKDYKSRFNELSKKDKDTLKDMKIVQEMYARKINFVPIDLYKVKSKLFQVLDEGIMPSLSAIQGLGEKAADNIVNARKDGIFLSIDELRQRTKISKTVIEIMKQNHILDGMPQSNQLSLF; this is translated from the coding sequence ATGAGCAAATGTTTTGTAGAAGTTTTTGACGATATGCATCTTAATGATAGTATAGCTATGTATTTTGATAATGCTTTGGTGAAACGTGTTGTCATTAACACAAAGGTAAAAGAATTGCAGGTCTATGTAGTTTTCAACAACATAGTTCATATAAAATTTATACGCCAAGTTGAAAAACAGATAGAAAATAATTTATGTGCTAACTCTGATTTAACAGTCAGAATCATATGTGAGTATAACGTAAAATATGATTTGAATAAATTATTATTACTGTATGGGGATAGTATTTTATACGAGTTAAAACAGTTCAGTCCTATTTGCTTTGGTATTTTAAGAAAAGCAGATATTGAAGTTGAAGATGATAATGTAATTATTACTCTAAACAATAATACTATAGACTTTTTGAAAGACAAAGAAGTAGATAAAAGAATCGAAGAGATAATTAATGGCAGGTTTAACATTAATACTTCTGTTTCTTTTAAGGTTAACGAAAAAGCTATAGAGAATAATAAAAAATTCGTTAAGAAGAGAGAAGAAAGAGAGAAAGAATTTGTTACTAAAATACTAAGTAATGCTCCTTATCCAAATAGTACTTCAACAAGTGATAAAAAACAGCAAGCATCAAAAAATGTAGAAGACAGTAAAATGATATATGGTAGAAAATTTGGTGGAGAGATTACTCCTATTGAGGAAATAGACAATGAGATTGATGACCTGATTTTTGATGGTATCATAATCAGTGTTGAGAGTAGAGAAATAAAGAATGATAAGTATATAGTAGCATTCGATTTAACTAACGATAAAGATTCAATAACCGCAAAATGTTTTATCAAGAAAGACCAATTTGAAGAGCAAGTAAGTGATAGACTAGTAAAAGGAAAATCAGTAAGAGTAAAAGGCAACTTACAGTTTGATACTTTTTCAAAAGAAATGACTGTTATGGCAAGAGCAATCATGGAAATTAATGATTTTAGAATCAAACGTCTTGACTTAAGTAAAGACAAAAGGGTGGAACTCCATGCTCATACTCAAATGAGCGATATGGATAGTGTGGTAAGTGCAACAGCTTTAGTTAAACAAGCTATTGCATGGGGCCATGATGCTATTGCAATAACGGATCATGGAGTTGTCCAAGCTTTTCCTGAGGCTTTTCATACTGCTAGTGGTAATGATATCAAGATTATATATGGTGTAGAAGCATATTTGGTTGATGACCTGAAATCTATCGTACAAAATTCTAATAAACAAAGTTTAGATGATGAGTATGTAGTATTCGATCTTGAGACTACTGGATTCTATCCTGGGAAAGACAGAATAACTGAAATCGGTGCAATAAAAGTAAAAAACGGGGAGATTATTGATGAATTCAGTACCTTTGTTAATCCAGAGAGGATGATTCCCGAGGAAGTAGTTAAGCTTACAGGCATAACCGATGATATGGTGGCTAAGGCACCTAAATATAAGGAAATTCTACCAAAGTTTATGGACTTTATTGGTAATTCAGTCCTAGTAGCCCATAATGCTGATTTTGACATTAATTTTATTAGGTATTTCTGTAAGGAAATTAATATTAGTGTTGATAATACAGTACTTGACACACTGGAACTTGGACGAGTGCTCCTTCCTGATTTGAATAACTACAAGCTTAATACTATTACCAAAAAATTAAGTATAAAACTTGATAATCATCATAGAGCAGTAGATGATGCAATGGCAACAGCAAAGATTTTTATACAGTTTATCAGTATGCTCAAAAATAAGAATATCTATGACCTAGAAGAATTGGAAACATATTCTCATGAAGCAACTAAAAACGTCAAAAAGTTGAAGTATTATCATGCCATTATATTAGCTAAGAATCTTGTAGGACTTAGAAATCTTTATGAGTTGATTTCTAAATCCCATATAGATTATTTTTTCAGAAAGCCAAGAATTCCTAAGAGTGTTTATCTAGAATATAAAGAAGGGCTATTGATTGGTTCTGCCTGTGAAGCAGGTGAGCTTTACAAAGCTGTTCTTGAGGATAGACCAAAGGAAGAAATTGATAGGCTTGTTAATTTTTATGACTATCTAGAGATTCAACCATTGATGAACAATGAGTTCATGATAAGAAATGGAAGAGTAGATGGTAAAGAAGAACTTATAGAAATCAATAAGAAGATTATTAAACTTGGTGAAGAGCATAATAAATTAGTAGTTGCTACTTGTGATGTTCATTTTCTTGATCCTGGTGACGAAGTCTATAGGCGTATTATTATGGCTGGCCAAGGATTTAAAGATGCTGATGAACAACCGCCACTATATTTTAGGACTACTGAAGAAATGCTAAAGGAATTTGCTTATCTAGGTGAAGAAAAAGCTAGAGAAGTAGTTATTGACAACACTAGAAAAATATCAGATATGATAGAAAAAATTGACCCTGTACCTCCAGATAAATACCCACCGGTCATAGAAGGTTCTGAGGAAGATCTCAGGAATATCTGTGAGACTAAAGCTAAGTCCATATATGGAGACCCATTACCAGAAATTGTTGAAGAACGTCTTGAACGTGAATTGAATTCAATAATATCCAATGGTTTTGCGGTTATGTACATCATAGCCCAAAAATTAGTGTGGAAATCCAACGAGGATGGATATCTAGTTGGTTCTAGGGGTTCAGTTGGTTCATCATTTGCAGCTACTATGGCAGGTATTACTGAAGTAAATCCTTTATCGCCTCATTATGTGTGCCCTGACTGCAAGTACAGTGATTTTGATTCTGAGATAGTTAAGAAGAATGCTGGTAACTCAGGATGTGATTTACCAGATAAAAAATGTCCTAAATGTGGGGCTGATCTAATAAAAGACGGTCATGACATACCCTTTGAAACTTTCTTAGGTTTTAAAGGGAATAAAGAGCCTGATATAGATCTTAACTTTTCAGGAGAATATCAAAGTAAAGCACATGATTATACAGAGGTTATTTTTGGAAAAGGTCATGTTTTTAGAGCTGGAACTATTGGAACTTTGGCTGAAAAAACTGCTTATGGTTTTGTTAAGAAGTATTTTGATGAAAAAGGGGTTAATGTCAGAAATGCTGAAGTTAATAGACTTATAGCAGGTTGTACAGGGGCAAGACGTACAACAGGACAGCATCCGGGTGGAATTATTGTTGTTCCAACTAGTGAGGAAATATACAAATTCACTCCAGTTCAAAGACCAGCTAATGATATGACAACTAAGACGATAACAACTCATTTTGATTATCACTCAATTGACCATAACTTATTAAAATTAGATATATTAGGTCATGATGATCCTACGATGATAAGAATGCTTGAAGATATTACTGGATTGGATGCTCAGAAAATCAGATTGGATGAACCTAAGGTTGCTTCACTATTTACAAGCACTGAAGCTCTTTCTATAAAACCAGAAGATATAGATGGTTGTCCCCTTGGTTCTCTTGGAATACCAGAGTTTGGTACTGACTTTGTTATTCAGATGTTGCTTGATACAAAACCTACAACTTTTTCAGAGTTATGTAAAATATCCGTTCTATCCCATGGAACCGATGTATGGTTGAATAATGCCCAAGAATTAATCAGAGATGGAAAAGCCACAATTGGTGAAGTAATATCATCTCGTGACGATATCATGGTATATCTTATAAATATGGGATTGGATAAGGAATTGTCTTTTACTATAATGGAAAGTGTAAGAAAAGGTAAAGGTCTAAAGCCTGAATGGGAAGAAATTATGACATCTAATGGTGTACCTGATTGGTATATATGGTCATGTAAGCAAATTAAATATATGTTCCCGAAAGCCCATGCTGTTGCATACGTTATGATGGCATATAGAATTGCTTATTTCAAAGTATATTATCCTGAGGCTTATTATGCAACATATTTCAGTATCAGAGCATCAGATTTTGATTATGAATTAATGTGTCATGGAAAAGAGAAAGTAGATACATACATAAAAGATTATAAATCAAGATTTAACGAATTATCCAAAAAAGATAAAGATACCTTGAAGGATATGAAAATTGTCCAGGAGATGTATGCAAGAAAGATTAATTTCGTACCTATTGATTTATATAAGGTTAAATCAAAATTGTTCCAAGTACTGGATGAAGGCATTATGCCATCACTTAGTGCTATACAGGGTCTTGGAGAAAAAGCTGCTGATAATATTGTAAATGCTAGGAAAGATGGTATATTCCTATCCATTGATGAGCTTAGACAAAGGACTAAGATTAGTAAAACAGTTATTGAGATTATGAAACAAAATCATATATTGGATGGTATGCCACAATCCAATCAATTAAGTTTATTTTAA
- a CDS encoding M23 family metallopeptidase, translated as MKNTIYKLLIFIFIIAFFNSMLLERLYNRDNKKIEHIKIESLDEADKIAEFNITDESIKEIKTYCEDNNIDFIKFFSSYMKYNNYEVDSVTFDYDEKYYDKVHDISAVQKLYSMVLSDIKYFPIPENKREDSRSYWYCNSWKADRSYGGERKHYGTDIIDSKDERGYFPIVSMTDGDVEKIGWLELGGWRVGIRAPHGGYFYYAHLDKYEEGIDEGSKVKAGDIIGYMGNSGYGEEGTCGKFEVHLHLGISLPIKNISDEFWINPYWILRYMEENKIEKTF; from the coding sequence ATGAAAAATACTATATATAAACTTTTGATCTTTATTTTTATTATCGCTTTTTTTAATTCAATGTTATTAGAAAGATTATATAATAGAGATAATAAGAAAATAGAACATATTAAAATTGAATCCTTGGATGAAGCAGATAAGATAGCTGAATTCAATATAACTGATGAATCCATTAAAGAAATTAAAACTTATTGTGAAGATAACAACATAGATTTCATTAAATTTTTCTCTTCATATATGAAATATAATAATTATGAAGTAGATAGCGTCACTTTTGATTATGATGAAAAATATTATGATAAAGTCCATGATATAAGCGCTGTACAGAAATTATACAGTATGGTTTTATCTGATATAAAATATTTTCCTATACCAGAGAATAAGAGAGAAGATTCAAGAAGTTATTGGTACTGTAATTCATGGAAAGCAGATAGATCATATGGTGGTGAAAGAAAGCATTATGGTACAGATATAATTGACAGTAAAGATGAACGAGGGTATTTTCCCATTGTCAGCATGACTGATGGAGATGTAGAAAAAATCGGTTGGCTGGAATTAGGAGGTTGGAGAGTAGGAATCAGAGCCCCTCATGGAGGATATTTTTATTATGCTCATCTTGATAAATATGAAGAAGGTATAGATGAAGGAAGTAAAGTAAAAGCAGGTGATATTATTGGGTATATGGGCAATAGCGGTTATGGTGAGGAAGGTACCTGTGGAAAATTTGAAGTTCATCTTCACTTAGGGATATCTTTACCTATAAAAAATATTTCTGATGAATTTTGGATAAACCCTTATTGGATACTAAGATATATGGAAGAGAATAAAATAGAGAAAACTTTTTAA
- a CDS encoding MetS family NSS transporter small subunit produces the protein MGVDSIIFCIFSILFLWGGFGFCLRIALKNNKFDS, from the coding sequence ATGGGTGTTGATTCAATTATTTTTTGCATATTCAGTATATTGTTCTTATGGGGTGGTTTTGGCTTTTGTTTAAGAATTGCTTTAAAGAATAATAAATTTGACAGTTAG
- the rnhA gene encoding ribonuclease HI gives MLEVNIYTDGACRGNPDGPGGYGVVLEYFDGQGNKHVKELSCGYKKTTNNRMELMGVLRGLEALKKPCKVNLYTDSQYIVKAFNEGWLSNWIKNNWKRGKKKEDVKNVDLWKKILSAKDNHDVTFNWVKGHASHPQNERCDSLATSAADGANLIVDERE, from the coding sequence ATGTTAGAAGTTAATATTTATACTGATGGTGCTTGTAGAGGAAATCCAGATGGACCTGGAGGTTATGGAGTTGTTTTAGAATATTTTGATGGGCAAGGAAATAAACACGTTAAAGAATTATCATGTGGTTATAAAAAAACAACAAATAATAGAATGGAATTAATGGGTGTTCTAAGAGGATTGGAAGCACTAAAAAAGCCATGTAAGGTTAATTTATATACAGATTCTCAATATATTGTAAAAGCATTTAACGAAGGTTGGTTGAGTAATTGGATAAAGAATAATTGGAAGAGGGGGAAAAAGAAAGAAGATGTCAAGAATGTAGACCTATGGAAAAAAATATTATCTGCAAAAGATAATCATGATGTTACTTTTAACTGGGTTAAAGGACATGCTTCACACCCTCAAAATGAAAGATGTGACAGTTTAGCTACAAGTGCAGCAGATGGAGCAAACCTAATCGTAGATGAAAGAGAATAG